CCGGACGCGGTGAACACGGAAGCCGAGCCCGACCGGGTCGTTCCGCGGCCGCTCGAGCCGCCGGCCGTCGACGGCGGGCGGGTCACCGTGGAGCTGCCGCCGCTCTCCTGGAACCTCGTGCGCCTGGCACGCGACTCCTGAGCGAGGGTCACCACTGGACGCTGTGGGACTCCAGGTGGGCCATCATCGTCTGGTTGGCGGCCCACCCGTCCGGGAACTTCACCGGATCGCCGAGGTGCACCGGCGCGCTGGACGGATGCGCGTCGAGCAGGTCGCGGATCCCCGCCCGGGCCACCACGATGCACGCCTGCCGGTGCCGGGAGGCCAGCACGCACAGCCGTCCTGCCTCCAGGTGGAACGCGGTCGCGTCCCGGCGGCCGGACAGCGGGTGCAGGAACACCGTGACGTCGTACTCGCGGCCCTGCAGCCGGTTGGCGGTGTCGACCACGATGCGCGGGTGGTCGTCGAGGGCCCTGCGGATCGCGGCGACCTGGTCGCGGTGGGCCGCACCGACCGCGATCCGGTCCGGGCCGATCGGCGTGACGGTGGTGCCGTCGCGGGCGGTGGCGCCGCGTTCGATCAGCCGCCTGGCCACCGCCGCGACCGCGTCCACGGCCTCCCCGTCGGTGCGGATCGTGTGCCGCCGCGGGAGCTCCAGCAGGCCCCATCCGCTCTCGGCCGCCTTGGCCAGCACGGCGTCCTCGGCGTTGCGGCCGAAGCGGGCGACCGTGAACCCGAGCTCTCGCTCGCCCGGGCCGGTGCCGGTGCGGAACCCCGTGAACGGGTAGAACGCCGACGCGACGACGTCCTGAGCCGTGTGCGGCAGCCGCCACGACACCGGGAGCCGGTGCACCGGGACGTCGGGGTTGTTCCGCAGCAGCACCGAGACGGCGCTCTGCATCGGATCCCAGGTCAGACCGCGCCAGCGGTCGTTCTCCACGGTCGAGAACGGGTCGAGCTGACCCGGGTCGCCGACGAACAGCGCGCGTTCGAACCGGGCGGCCAGCGTGAGCAGCGCGTCCGAGCGCATCTGGTACGCCTCGTCGACGATCGCCCACGGCCAGACGCGGTCCTTCACGTGCGCCCACTTCGCCGCGGTCGCGATCGTCACCAGCGGGTCGTTGAGGTCGCCGAGGCTGCTGGAGACCACGAGGTTGGGCAGGTCGGCGATCCGGGGCGGCGCCACGAACCCGCCGCGGGACAGGCGGCCGATCCGCGCGTCCGGCCGGGCGGAGCCCAGCGCGTCGGAGAGCCGGACGATCAGGTCGTCGACCTGCTCGTTGGTCTGCGCGACGATCATCAGCGGCTCGCCGGCCCGCGCCAGCTCGACGGCGGCACGCACCACGAGCGTCGACTTGCCCGCGCCGGGCGGCGAGTCGACGACGATCCCGCGAGACGTGCCGGACCGCAGGTCGGCGAGGATCGCGTCGGTCGTCCGGGCGGCTTCGGCGGCGGGGTCGGACGTCAGAACGGTCACTCCCAGGCCTCCACGGCGTCCTCGTCGGTGGGCACGTACGGCTCGGGCGGCCCGCCGTGCGTCCACGGGGTGTCCTCCGGGGACGGCAGCGCCGGTCCGCGGTTCCCGGACGACAGGACGCTGGTGTACGTCAGCTCGTCGCCGACCCGGGGCAGGACGTCGAGCACGCTGCCGCCCTTGGCCGGCCGGATGCCCTTGTCGAGTTCGAGCGTCACGAGCCCGTCGGTGATCTCGAGGATGCGGCCGAACTGCTTCGGGCGGACCGGCGAACCGACCGCCGTGCCCGGCGCCAGCTGAACCGGGTCCTCGGTGCGAACCACCACCCGCGGCCGCTTCACCAGGTTGCCGTTCTCGTTCTCGACGCGACGCTCCGGGTCCAGCTCGACCACCGTGCCGCGGAACGCCTCGCCGGTCACCCGGAAGTCGGCCATCACCAGCGGATCGTCGAACGAGCGCGACACCGTGTACTCGTGCTGCGCCCATTCCAGCGCGAGCAGACGGCGCGCCGCGGCGACCGCGCCGTCGCGGCGGGCCTGCGGCGGCCCGTCCTCGGCCAGCCACTGGTGGAACCCGGCGAACCGCCGCCGGTCGACCGCCCACCGCCCGGCGACCGACGCGCCCGGTGTGAGCCCGCGCAGCAGCTCGATCGCCCGCCAGATCAGGTCCCAGGTCGGGCGGGTCTGGCTGCGCAGCGCGTTTTCCAGGTTCGTCCGCGCCCGCTCCTGGACCGCCGAGCCGTCCGGGGCCGCGCCGTAAGCGGCGATCGCCGGCGCCAGGATCTCGTTGTCGAACGACGGGTCGGTCGACGGGCCCGCGGGCGGCGACAGCAGGGGGTCCTCGGCGTCGCGCGCGGCCTCCCGGGGCGACCGTCCCGGCGGCGGGTCGATCCAGCCGAGCAGCGCCGCGAGGTTCGCGTCCTCCAGCGCGCTCTGCCCGGTGGCCCAGTGTGCCGCGAGGACCTCGGTGGCAGCCAGCAGCGTGCTCGCGCCGGGGTACTCCGACCGCTCGGCGAACCACGTCAGCCAGCGGCCGAGCACCGGCACCCCGGGGGCGACCGGGTACTGCCCGGTGGTGCGGCGGAAACGCGTCGAGCGTCCGAACAGCCGGAGGAACCCGAGGCCGGCGGCGTTCGGGACCCAGATCTGGGGCGCGTCCTCCGCGGTCGGCTCTTCACCCTCGGCGACCGGGAACTCGTCCAGGTACGCGAGCACGACGTCGGCCAGCTCCGCCGCGAACCCGAACCGCAGCCCGCGGTCGCGCGGCTGCGGCACGATCAGCAACCGGGGCGCGGACGGGTCGGTGCCGACCATCGCCGCCAGCGGCGCGTTGGCCTCACCGGCCAGCGCCAGCGGGACGAACACCAGCGGACGCGCGGCGACGTGCACGTGCGCGACCGTGGTGATCGGCTGCGCGGCGCCGTCGACGACCGCGATCGCCCGCCCGTAGGCACTGACCGCGCTCATGCCGCTCCGCTGCCCGTCGCGCGGGTCTCGGTCCAGACGCGTGCGGTGGTGCGCAGCGCTGCGGCCACCTCCGCCTGGTGGTCGGCGCCCGTCCAGGACCCGTCGGCCAGCGCCAGCGCCTCCGCGACCGTGTCGACGCCGCCGAGCTGCTCACGTACCGCGGTGCCGAGCGCGTCGGTGTACCCGGCGGCCTCCTCGCGGCAGTAGAACCCCAGCTCGCAGTGGCCCAGGCAGTCCGGCGCGTACCGGGCGTGCATCTCGTCGAGCGTGGCGGTGAGCTCCTTGACCGGCCGGGTCGGGCGGCCGTCGGCGTCCGGGTCGAGGCCGAGGCTCAGGCCGGACGGCAGCTCGTTCAGCAG
The sequence above is drawn from the Cryptosporangium aurantiacum genome and encodes:
- a CDS encoding AAA domain-containing protein gives rise to the protein MGVTVLTSDPAAEAARTTDAILADLRSGTSRGIVVDSPPGAGKSTLVVRAAVELARAGEPLMIVAQTNEQVDDLIVRLSDALGSARPDARIGRLSRGGFVAPPRIADLPNLVVSSSLGDLNDPLVTIATAAKWAHVKDRVWPWAIVDEAYQMRSDALLTLAARFERALFVGDPGQLDPFSTVENDRWRGLTWDPMQSAVSVLLRNNPDVPVHRLPVSWRLPHTAQDVVASAFYPFTGFRTGTGPGERELGFTVARFGRNAEDAVLAKAAESGWGLLELPRRHTIRTDGEAVDAVAAVARRLIERGATARDGTTVTPIGPDRIAVGAAHRDQVAAIRRALDDHPRIVVDTANRLQGREYDVTVFLHPLSGRRDATAFHLEAGRLCVLASRHRQACIVVARAGIRDLLDAHPSSAPVHLGDPVKFPDGWAANQTMMAHLESHSVQW